One stretch of Monomorium pharaonis isolate MP-MQ-018 chromosome 10, ASM1337386v2, whole genome shotgun sequence DNA includes these proteins:
- the LOC118647492 gene encoding coiled-coil domain-containing protein 1-like has protein sequence MTSNKVMVELVDIIDVEVIDIADDDVEVIDIADDDVEVIDIADDDDVEMIDIADDENEVIDIVDGAKNVINIADNYPENFNVVDNIQQMDNAQIIDVVNDINFEDIMDKESVASEDSNYISDDCSEDSEDYIDVVEKHLTPAEVRAITARSKHCGIYFYYTTGGTYSVCAECIMRIADTDFGIMHAFSKHITNAFGRLDGKYCSNCRQSMFVMIPSNLCPVCTV, from the coding sequence ATGACTTCGAATAAAGTGATGGTGGAACTTGTAGACATCATAGATGTCGAAGTGATAGACATTGCGGACGATGATGTCGAAGTGATAGACATTGCGGACGATGATGTCGAAGTGATAGACATTGCGGACGATGATGATGTCGAAATGATAGACATTGCAGACGATGAAAACGAAGTGATAGATATTGTGGATGGTGCAAAGAATGTGATAAACATTGCGGATAATTATCCGGAAAACTTTAATGTTGTGGACAATATACAACAAATGGACAATGCCCAGATAATAGACGTTGTGAATGACATTAATTTTGAGGATATAATGGATAAAGAGAGCGTAGCATCGGAAGATAGTAACTACATTAGTGATGATTGCAGCGAGGACAGCGAGGATTATATCGATGTCGTTGAGAAACATTTGACACCTGCGGAAGTGCGTGCCATAACCGCAAGATCGAAACATTGcggtatatacttttattacacCACGGGTGGTACATATTCAGTATGTGCTGAATGCATTATGCGAATAGCGGACACCGATTTCGGAATAATGCACGCTTTTAGTAAACATATTACTAATGCGTTCGGTAGGCTGGATGGAAAATATTGCTCAAATTGTAGACAGTCCATGTTTGTAATGATTCCCAGTAACTTGTGTCCGGTTTGCACAGTGTAA